A single region of the Brassica rapa cultivar Chiifu-401-42 chromosome A03, CAAS_Brap_v3.01, whole genome shotgun sequence genome encodes:
- the LOC103856805 gene encoding lectin-domain containing receptor kinase VI.4, producing the protein MGEARSMIALFSLVILLQIIVLAHRATSETNTEFIFQGFKVNQSKLQLEEDATITPNGLLRLTNRHSDRAGTAFYNKPVRLLDNNSTVRSFSTSFVFVIIPSSSNNGGFGFTFTLSPTPNRPDAETAQYLGLLNEDDDGDPDNHVFAVEFDTVQGYKDSTDRIGNHIGLNFNSLSSHVQEPVAYYDKEGHKEDFQLTSGEPIQVFMDYHGRTRTLTITVYPTRLGSKPTTPLISQKVPKLLEIVQEEMFVGFTAATGDKSSAHYVMGWSFSTGPVPAATLNLTDLPPPPRNTAKKRGLNKEIISLVVSLTTVITIMLVLLFILMMYKRRLQEEVLEDWELDHPHRFRYKDLYAATDGFKDNRIIGTGGFGTVYKGIITTTSSSSPSSDEIAVKKITPNSIQGVREFVAEIESLGRLRHKNLVNLQGWCKHGNDLLLIYDYIPNGSLDSLLYSKPRLCGAVLTWDARFQIAKGIASGLLYLHEEWEKIVIHRDVKPSNVLIDDQMNPRLGDFGLARLYERGSLSHTTVVVGTIGYMAPELTRNGNSSSASDVFAFGVVLLEIVSGRKPTDSGSFFLADWVMEMHASGQVLRAVDSRLGSGYDEEEARLALVVGLLCCHPKRGSRPAMRMVLRYLNGDEGVPEVEVYSHSSSRYSLPSDLKEC; encoded by the coding sequence ATGGGTGAAGCAAGATCCATGATCGCTCTCTTCTCGTTGGTGATCTTACTACAGATCATCGTCCTAGCTCACAGAGCAACATCAGAGACGAATACAGAGTTCATTTTTCAAGGCTTTAAAGTAAACCAATCAAAACTTCAATTAGAAGAAGATGCAACCATCACGCCCAACGGACTACTAAGGCTCACCAATCGACACTCAGACCGCGCGGGAACGGCTTTCTACAACAAACCGGTTAGACTGCTCGACAATAACTCCACGGTTCGTTCTTTTAGCACTTCCTTCGTCTTTGTCATCATCCCTTCAAGCTCAAACAACGGAGGTTTCGGGTTTACATTCACACTATCCCCAACCCCAAACCGTCCAGACGCGGAGACCGCGCAGTACTTGGGTCTTCTCAACGAAGACGACGACGGTGATCCGGATAATCACGTATTCGCAGTGGAGTTCGACACGGTTCAAGGATACAAAGACAGCACAGATCGAATAGGCAACCACATCGGTCTAAATTTCAACAGTCTCTCTTCACACGTCCAAGAACCCGTGGCTTACTACGACAAAGAGGGACATAAAGAGGATTTTCAACTAACGAGCGGCGAGCCAATCCAAGTCTTTATGGATTACCACGGACGGACCAGAACTCTTACCATCACTGTCTACCCGACCAGACTCGGATCTAAGCCGACAACTCCTTTGATCTCACAAAAAGTTCCTAAACTGTTGGAGATCGTGCAAGAAGAAATGTTCGTCGGATTCACTGCAGCCACAGGGGACAAATCTAGTGCGCATTACGTGATGGGTTGGAGTTTCTCAACCGGTCCGGTCCCAGCAGCTACGTTGAATCTAACGGACCTTCCTCCTCCGCCACGAAATACGGCGAAGAAGAGAGGCTTAAACAAAGAGATCATCTCCCTAGTCGTGTCTTTAACTACCGTTATAACCATCATGTTAGTGTTATTGTTTATCTTGATGATGTACAAAAGACGATTACAAGAGGAGGTTCTCGAGGATTGGGAACTCGATCATCCACACAGGTTTCGATACAAAGATCTCTACGCAGCTACGGATGGATTCAAGGATAACAGAATCATAGGAACCGGAGGGTTCGGAACTGTTTACAAAGGAATCATAACCACCACGTCATCATCATCTCCGTCCTCTGACGAAATCGCAGTGAAGAAGATAACTCCAAACAGCATACAAGGCGTTCGAGAGTTTGTGGCTGAGATCGAGAGTTTAGGCCGTTTGAGGCATAAAAATTTAGTCAACCTACAAGGATGGTGCAAACACGGAAACGACCTATTGCTAATTTACGATTATATCCCTAACGGAAGCTTGGACTCGCTGTTATACAGTAAACCGAGACTATGCGGCGCCGTTTTGACCTGGGACGCGCGTTTTCAAATCGCTAAAGGAATCGCGTCTGGGCTGCTCTACCTCCACGAGGAGTGGGAGAAGATCGTGATCCACAGAGACGTCAAACCGAGCAACGTCCTCATCGACGATCAGATGAACCCTAGGCTCGGAGACTTCGGGCTCGCCAGGCTCTACGAGCGCGGATCCCTCTCCCACACCACCGTCGTCGTCGGCACGATCGGGTACATGGCGCCGGAGCTCACCCGCAACGGAAACTCCTCCTCCGCTTCCGACGTTTTCGCGTTCGGCGTTGTGCTGCTGGAGATCGTCTCCGGGAGGAAGCCGACGGACTCCGGGAGCTTCTTCTTGGCCGATTGGGTTATGGAGATGCACGCGAGCGGGCAGGTGCTACGCGCGGTGGACTCGAGGCTCGGATCGGGTTACGACGAGGAGGAGGCGAGGCTGGCGCTCGTGGTGGGGCTGCTGTGCTGCCACCCGAAGAGGGGGTCTCGGCCGGCGATGAGAATGGTGCTGAGGTACCTGAACGGGGACGAAGGTGTTCCTGAGGTTGAGGTGTACTCGCATTCTTCAAGTAGATACTCCCTTCCCTCCGATTTGAAAGAATGTTGA